Below is a genomic region from Anguilla anguilla isolate fAngAng1 chromosome 18, fAngAng1.pri, whole genome shotgun sequence.
AGGATGCACAGAACCAGTCACAGAAGGGCATTATCTCTTGTGAAAACTGTGAAAAGACGGGTGGACAGACAAAGAAATGGGGCGTGAGGGCACACATACTTGGCTTCATCCAAACTTCATGATTCCCACTCGCCCCAAGGCACCCCTTCCCTTTGAGGGAAAAATGTGTTCTATAACATTATACAGGACAAAAATAATGCTGCTCATTTCTTTGGGATCCAAATTAGTTCCAAAtgaatacatactgtatataaaggATGGTTCATAATTTGTAAATTATACTGTAAAGAAGAATCTAGAAACAggcttcctttttatttttctcttgtgTGGTATACATTCTGgtaacacattcacacgcaaAATAGGTTTCATTCATTTGGCTAACACTTCCTTTGAGACTGTCCATgacaaaaatgtgcattttcttaTTATGGTTGGAAGAAGTTGACCTTACATTGGCTTTTTCCCCACTTTGCGCTTTTTAAACTCTGGTCTGGGGCTACAGTTATATCACTGAACACAGTTCCTTCCTGAAGTCGGTTTTTATACAGACAAGTTTGTAGAAGGAATATTGCAGAAGCATCAACAAAATGAGGGCCTGTGATAGAAAACGGAAAAAGTTATTTAACACAACCCTTGAGAACGCACTGAGTGAAAAACGGAACGCAcgaatgaacacatttcagagaaaatgctaaatatgaACATGAAGGAGGACCTAAAACTcgtctttctcctcctctggaCCTGCAGCCAGGCCCTTCCAACACAGCATACTGGGAGGCTACATGACCCCCCACTGTGGGCAGAGTTACAATGCTGAAAATCGCTGGCTTGTTTTAAGCAATCAACATTACTGCTCTCCAGAGCAAACTGCAACGATCGTTTCAAATCCGTGCCAAATGAGAGCATATGGCTTCTCCACCAATTTTTGGTGTCATGAAGCCTCGTTGTTCACTAACCAAATAAATGCATGGTGGCAGTTAGGGGAAAGTTTCTACTGAAAGATAAGTTTCTACATACAACATTTATCTGCATCGGTGCAGTGCTGTGACTGCAACGCACAAACAGGATTATGCGTGCTCAATTTTCCATGGACGGAGCAATAAGACACAGGAACCCATCAAGGTTTCTTATCAGCAATCTCACAATCCTTTAAAAAGAGACGTGCAACTGATTAACTGCTGGTATCTCAAGCCATTCATTTCTGCCATTCTAGAGAGAAGGGTAACCTAAACggtgcaataaaaatatatgaaaaagtaACTATACATGAGCTGctattaaaatacaaacacaaaacctcATTGTGCAAATCTGTCTGCAGGTTAGAAATGGTTTCCTTCAGTCATCGATTACATCAATGCAATAAGCCTACGCTACATTAATTCTAATCTACACTTCAAAATCAAGAAGTTTAGAACCTTGTTTTGAACAGGCACTAGAAAAGAACcgaaataatttattattaatctaGTTGTAAGTTGTGCATAACGAAGGAGCTAATACTTCATGGGGTAACCCTTCACTCAAAGTATAGTTAATACAGGGAtatgagaaaaagaaatgacTGGATGCAAGGACACACTTGTAACAGCACACAATTCAGCATGCAATTCGGTTCGAACATTGATGGacaggtgaagggggggggattCTATGCTCTGAAAagtgtctgtttctctcacacagcTGCAGACTAATGCAACATTTTTCATTCCATTAGCACAATCTTCATCTGCCTCGGATATTTTGTGCAAATTaattcacaaagaaaaacattcctaTTCCTTCACCTTATGCTTCCTTCTAAACACTTTCCACTTCCACCCAAAATGTCTGAAATCCACAGCACtggagaaaatgagagggacTGGGGCAGTGTTATTATGTGCAtttcagcaaacacaaaaaacatcatCTGCACTGGACACACAACTGCTTCACTTGCTGACAAAGCCCAATATGGCAGCTCGTACGGTGCAGGGCACCTGGCTGAGCTCTGCCCTGACCTGTGATGCAAATCAATCAGCCTGCTACCCACAatcctttgttgtttttgaaatgtggTTGAATGATTCCTAGATATGTCCTAAGCCATTGTATGGAGATTACCTGTCTTCTGTAACCTGCCTTAAGCACATAAAATGTTAAGACTCTGGTGCCTTGGTTACAGAGCTGCAACACAAAGCATCTCCTGGGCTATATATTAGTTGTGGCATTTCTGTTGCACTGTTTATCAAGACAATTCAACCAGATTGTTTCAGTAAACATTCAGCTATACAAATGTGTACCATGTACAATATAATGTACTTTGCCCAGGATGAGCATCTGCGAAGTTAGTAATATTGATCATTCACTTGGCAGATTACATCACTGTTCTTCTGTTGGTACACTGCCAACAGACTTAAGAATGAATTTGCCAAAAGCTGCTTAAGTCCATAAATAAAGGCCATGAGTTAATAAGACAAGAGTTCCCGCACACCTGCCAATCACAAATGGATCATATTCATTTAGTTGCTAAATTGGTAAGCTTCTAGAAACAAATGGAATTAAACCATTGAATTTTGGATGTGTGGTTGACTAGCCAGGAAGTGTATCTAGCCTGGTCAGGAGTTCAGGGGTTTTTCAGGTCGGATTCATAAACCAAAGCAAAAAGGGGTGAATTGCCAGTCAATCCAAGTAAAATCTGGCCAACTGAAGTTATAGCATTTCAGAAATCATTCACCGGTTTTGAGATTTCAGACTGGAATATTCTACCGGAAGCTTGAGGGTTTCAGCTAATTGTAGGTCTACAGATACAGAGAGCAGGGATTCACTgtaatgtttaaaatggcatAACAGAGCAAACATCAGCGCAAAAGACACACTGGTCATGGTTTAAGTCTGTCTAACAAAACTTCAACCACTCTGCCAAGAACAGAAGCATTTGTGGGTGCTGATgcaatacacatacacaaaaaacacaaacacacacacacccacgcacacaaatgcaacCTCACCTggcagcacacagcacatggaTTAACATCCTACACACTGGGAGTTGATGGTGCAAAATAAAGGACAGTGGGTCTTTATATGTAAGGCACTGAAGACACAAGTACTGAGTGATAGATGGATATAACACCACTTCTTTTCCCCCACGTGCTGTCCGTACTCCCAAGAACATTAACTTCCTGACTTCCTGGACATTTTTGTGccaaaaaaggggggggggggtagtggtgAAAGAGGTAACCCCACCCTGTCcgtgtctgtccctctcacaAGCTCCTCCCACACATTCGCTAAGACCAAACGTCACATTCCAACTGCAATGGCCGCCCGCAATCACTGGAGGTTTGGAACACTGAAGACGGAGCTGGGCCAGGGTTAGGGATCTTATGAGGTTGTTTCCGATTTTAGGGGCCATTTTCCGATCTCTTCCCCCGGCTCCCTCTCCACGCCGCACGTCCTCAGAGTGAGGGGACCCTCCCGTCCCCGCCTGCCACTCCGGATGATGAGCAGACGTATCTATGAGGCCAGAAGGGGGAGGCAAGCCGTttgagaggaggggagggggttacAGTAGTAGAAGCCAGGGCTCTATGGGCATGGTGGAACATCCCGTGCTTACAGTTTGATGAACGGGCCCTGGTGATAGGCCGGTCTTGGTTTAGGGGAGGAGCAAGAGGAGGAGGCCGAGGATGGGATGGATTCATTCAAGGTGTAGACACTGGATATTGCTACATCCACGATTCCCTGACACAACTCTGGATAcagttttctggggaaaaaatatcaaatatataatataaaagcaCAGAACACCATACTTCATTTCATGAGTAGAAGTTATTTCAAATGAAGTGTTCCCAGAAATACAAATGCCCCCATTATGATGTGACACAGggaattaattaacattaattaactatttttaaaagaattatatCTCAAAACCAGGCTCTTGTCGGATATAGGCAAATGACTGGAAGTGAACCCTCGGCGAGCAGGGCTATCTCCGCTCAGACattgaaataatatttgataAGTGGCAGAATAATTAAATTGAAGGATGATCacagtgagggggagagagaaagtaggaaagagagaacaggagagagagggaaaagtgCACTCTTCTAAAATGTAGAATTGTGTATATTGGGTGTGTACATGCTGAGtaacttgtgtttttattacagaCTGAAACAGTGAAATGCAGTGGAAGAGGAGAGGACTCACTGGGCACATGCAGGGGCACCGTTGATTTCGATCAGCCAGACCTTGAAGCTCTCGTCAACCATGAAGTCAAAGCCGAAGAGCTGGAAGCTCTGATAGGACAGGTGCTTGGTGCTGATTGTGGGCTCGATACAGGCCAAGCAGCTCCTGGGACGAGATCGGTCAGAGGAGTTACTCAGAAACAGAGAGCTGAACCAGGCAGAGAAGCACAAAGCCATTAAACAGGTAAAGAACCACCTTCCACACAAAGGGCTCATAATCACACCACTTTCCCCAAATCACTCGATTTTGCTTTCCGTTTATCCATTTCAACCCTCTGAGATGGTCTAGCTGAAGGAATTTTAAGAATTACAATATGTATTTGGACTTTTCTTAGGGAATCAGAGGTTTAAATTGAGCACCAACTGTATGTCAAATAATGGTGGTGGCTAGAACTTCCTCTAGGAACAGAACTTGGTGCCGGAAGtaaattattacacattaatgCAGGTATTGTTGAAAATCCTCCAACAAAGTAAGAGTACAGTGATTATTATATTAAATCCTATTTCCATAGTAATAAATTACATAATTCTGTTCAGCTCATCGTcagataataaattataaaccaAATAGCGTCAGGCTCAGTGGTTATATTGATTGCCTGCAGACGTGGGCCAGAACGTTCTGATATTTAATCGCATAATATTCAGTGGCACAGTCGCCCGGTGCACTTCTTCATGTCAGAGTAAAGGAAACCACAGACAACAGGAAGGCccagaacatttaaaaaggaaacaagtTAAATGGGTAGCAATTACAGTTTTACAGACTTAACCCCAGTCACAGTATGatttaaagatttttcttttcttaaaccACCTTTGTTTAGACTGTCTATTTTACCAGCTAGTCTATAATAACCTGGTCTATTTTCTTCCCAAACATGGTTAATTGTCTAGTAGATTCCCCATTGCCTCCCTATTACCATTAAGTCTAACTATAACTACTGTCACTGGGCCTGCCAGTGAAGGACAGGCTCCCCCTCCAAGCTGGATTCCTccagagatgtttttttttacctaattGACTTTTTGGGCATTTAGCCCCAGCTTTTcaaaatttgtatattttcccgtaaaaagcactatataaataagatatgtaattcattttattataatgtaaaCCAGACAATATGTACTTTAtctaaaattctaaaatatgGAATTTATGAAACCtggaaatataaagaaaatatcgaaatgtaattgaaatagGGGGACACTGCACCTTATGATCTGTTTGATCTGAGGTAAAATAACCCCCTCGAGGGAAACATTGTGGGAGCCGAGCAGATACTCGCGGAACTCATCGAAGAACATCTCGTTTCCCTCTTCGTATCGGCCGTAGTTTTGGGAGTGCTCCTTCTGGATGCAGTGATTGGTCAGGTGGCTGGTCTTGTCCTGGAAGTCAGAGCTGTTGTAGGGCTCAGAGGACGTTCTCAGCACCCCCTCTTTGTACAGGTAGATGTTGTACTGATGGTCAACCAGCACCCAGCTCCTgccaagaacagaacagccgaGTCAAcaaacctttttatttgttaattttattattattattattattattattattatatgtgtTGCTTTGTCAATCGCATGAAAACtttccataaaataaaactggagAATAGAGCTTATATTAACCTGCTCCATCAGCTTTAGTAAATTACAAGGGAATGTTTCAATTACTGCAGAAAGAGTGCATTATGTTACGATTTTGTACATCTGCTTTTATATTTGAcaactgtaattacattatttgtaCCTAGCAATTTAAAGTTTTTCCACACTTTACATTTTActcatgtgcttgtgtgtacatCAACATTCAGTATGACGCAATGGAAAACTGTTTGGCAACACATTTGATAAATGATGCCACTAATAATTACACTAGTAATTACAGCAGTACGACACTGCAGCATCCCTGCGACAGCAGCAAGAATGATGAGTCAGCATTTTATATATGCACTTTAATACAGTATAGTTCTAGCAGGAAAGTTGTGAATATTCATAGAGAAGTTCAATATTCATGTTTGAGCTTGTTCAGCATTCAAACACAGCACATGACTGGGCAGAGGTTAGTACTGGCGTCCAGTTCAATGACCTACTGCTCAGCGTTCTTAATCTGACATACCTGATGTCAAATTTGCGATGACCTGGTTCCAGCAGAAGGGGTTTTTCCAGGTATTTCTGAATGACATGGACCTGGCCTTGATTATCAATGTACTCCAGCAACTGATTGGCATCAGAAGATATTAAAATCCCAGCACCTAGAACAGAGTCAATGGAAGACCAGGCAATGAATGCAACATTTGCAGTGATTACTTCCTGAAAATTGACCATTTCTGGATACTCCCTGGAGTTTCACCTTTGGCTCCAGCAGAAGATTTCGCTATCCACACTGATCCCTCCTCGTTTTCCCGCTTTTGGTGATAGGAAGCCAGGAAAACTTCTCTCTCATCCGTTTTCGGGTTACTCTTTAAGTGGCTTATGCCATTTTTGGCTGGGGCCACTGGGGTCTTGAGGTTTGTGGGGTAGATGATGTATGATTCTGGGAACCAGTTGCAGGAATCGGACAGCTCTGGACTGGTCTTGATTAATCttgggaaacaaaaacaacttttgACTAGAGACGGTGCATAATATGTGTACACGTTTCCTCTCGTCAGACTGGAACAAAACTGAGGTCAGCCTGAGAACTTCTTGCACTGAAGTTAATTAGGTCCAGAAACACACTATTTAACCTTGATTCCACAAAATTTAACTTCAACCTTCATATACAGATCTGGATAGCTGAGAAATGAGTGTGCTTAATTTACTATGGAATAGAAGAAACAGGCCCCCACTATGTGCCTGTCCTGACTCCAGTTGGAGGAGATTAAAGGGACATTAAAGGGATTGACCTTCTCTGATTTTCCCCCAGTCCTATTAACGTCACTATGATTAAGGCTAAAAATGACACTGCATTAAACCTGCAATGAGAACCGCAAAACATGTTATGCGGCACATTAGAATGTCAGGACCAAAAAATTTTCCTAGACTGAGCGTAATACATACTTTACCAAAGACGCTTTACGGCACAACTTGTCGGCTCCTCTGTAATAATTCACCAGCTGCACCAGTCCTGGTTCGTGCCCTGTGGATAATatgcagaaaagaaagagagcaaaatGATGCCTCTGGCTGCATATTTAGGCAATTCACTAAATCACAGCGTCTGTATAGCGCACGGTAGCGGAGTAGTCGTGCGCATTCAACAACGGAGGCGTGTTGTGCTTCCGATTAGGAAGACAGAAGATTTTAACCCTTCACACTCCCTCCCCTGGTCAGCATTTGAGGGAAACGGAGGAGTCATGTAAGGTCATTTATCTGCCCCTTAGGATAACATTTAATTCGATAATACGTGCTAACAAGTGGTGGAATGAATAAGTGCGTTTCAATATAACATAGTGCAGAGAAGAACTCCGGATGGATGTGTCGATACGCTAACTGCCAGGTTGCCTAGCTTCCAAGATACTGTCAGCTACATACTAAACATTTCCATAAAGAAAATGCAGtcaattagctagctagctagctcactTTCGATTTGGGCTGCAGCAATGAGACTTAAGCGGAAACCCAGTGGTCTAGCTACACAGACCGCTGAAAGGCTAATGTGCCTAAGTAATTTAAAAGAGACAGCTACCAAGAAAAGTAAAAGGCAAATGAATGCCTCAATATATAGTTAGCTGTAACAGCTGGCGAGCCAATAAGGTCGATACGATATAATTGCATTTCAGCTAATTCGCCTTCTTTCTGCAATAACAATGCATAGTCTATacataaaaaaaggcaaatggtAATGGAAAGCTATACAAAACTGGTTATCTCCAGATCATTTTCATAGGAGTTGATGAGCTTCGTTCTTACCTAGCCTTCCAAACGGGAGCCTGTTCCTTTCTCCCAGCATCAGGTTGAATCTGGGGTTATCTTTTTTCAGTCTCTTCCAGTGCCCGGTGGAAATCAGGATTTTGGAAACTTCGGCATAGATGCTACTGTTGTCATCTCGGGCGACGAATGTATACATTGGAAGATTCATGCTGCTAGCTATATCAGTTATGTACTAACTTATCAAAGCACTCTGTGTCATGAGTCATTCATTTttagctagccaagttagctagctatctatcCAGTTTGTGCAGGCAGCAATGTTTTGGCCAGCTAGCTTGAACTACTAGTAACATTAAATATCTTATTCCAGCTTCGCACAATGATCGTCCATAAACGGTTAATTtagttgtaaaaatgtaaactgatCCTGGGTTCCCAACaagctagccagttagctatgGGTGTGACTGTCCAAGCTAGCAATAAATGCTAGCGAGTTCCTTTCAAAATTATATGTTCGCAgggttgctagctggttgctagccAGACATTCTCTCAGTAGCTTGTTGAAGTCCTTAAAACAACACCAGTCGGAAGCTTCTTCTGCTACGTTTGCTGTACACAAAAAGGAACCCAAAAAGGTCACTCACTGCAAGTTTTATCGTACAGTGCCTTGCATCGTCTTTGTAATTCCCACGTCTCATGTATCCACCCTAAGCACGGTCTCTCCCCCTTTATTCCCAGCGAGGTCCAGCTGTCAGCCCTCGCCGTCACATGGTCCGTGcaagcattaaaaatgtattgcactgaATTGTGGGTAGTGTAGTTTGTTTAGACACCGTCTGGTTTTTTGTGCGATGGCACCGGAGGCTGTatgcaaaattacatttttaatatgtagCTATtctgaaattttaatttatgttataTGCATTGGACGTCTATAGAGTTCGCAATACTACTTATAAGCATATGTCTGTTATACTTTCCCAAACAACACGTGAAGCTTCAGTTGTTAAATTCGGCTTGGGGGATATCTACatcagtgaaatgtgttttttagaAAATGCCAAACTAATGTTGTAAAGCAACAGTTACACAGCCTCCAGTCTGCTGTAGAGCCTATTGCATGTCTCAGCAAATATCCCATTAAAAGCActataaacaaaatgtaaacgCAGACACATTCTTACATTATAGCACAGCTCTTTGTGATCATCTAATGCCCACTTACGTTGATGGTAGTATGAAGTTTCTGTATGCGTGAAGGATACGCTCATCTTTCATAATTTATGTGTAGTTGAGGCAATGTTCGAATCGTCTTACAGGGTTGCTATGGTACACAGAGCAGCCATCGTCACAGTTCCTTACAGTGAATGAAAAGCTATTGCGCTCAGATTGGGAACTTCTCATAGCGATGTCAATCCACCGGCTATAGATGGTTTTAGAGACATTATTTTTGGACCGGGGCTGTGAGAATAAAACGTGATTTTATTTATGACTTTTTTGCAGTCTTCCTTTAGGAATTTGAAGTAAGTTTAGTTTTATTACGGCATtttctgtacatgtgtgcaaCCTTTATGCGTTGGTGTTCTTTGAATAAATGCAGCCTAATTGTTTTAGTAATAGGATATACCTAATGTATAATATTGCATCACATGAATATTTTTAGTCACTACTAAAATAACAGAATTTGATGTGTTGTGTTACTTAAAGATGTGTTGTcacagtgtgttgtgttttgggtttttttgcattatttgtcaatgcaaaaataaataaggcaaGATAATTTTCTGACTGAGCATAACaaagtcaaattaaatgttatttaattgtATGGATTTGACGTTATTCCTGTGGTGCAAGGCTTCAGAACCAATGGATGTTTCTAccatacacacatcactgctaCGGGCTAATATCCAGATTCCTCTTTGGCAGGGATGGTGTCCTTTTTGGAGCATGGCCTGCCTGACCTCATTAAGACAAAGTCCATTGAAAGGGTGGTGGCACCTGTTGTGACCCACCTGTGCCACCTGGTGCTAATCTGTGAGAGTGGGGAGGTGTCTGATCAGTTTGCCACACTGGAGGGAGCAGCAGAGGGTGTGGCAAAGGCATCGAAGAACATGGCTGCCCTCGCTTCCAAGTGAGCCTCTTGATTTTACAGTGAGACCTGCCACTCGAGCAACTTGCTGTAGATTGGACTCTATCCTTATTATTTTTCCCTGTTGTTGCTAGTGGGTGAtatttcttttgcacttctACTGAAATGCCATGATAACTGCTGAGTATAAACCATGTGAATTTTACTTCAGCTTACCCCGCCATAACACAAATCAACAATATAAGCCCACTTTCTTCCAGCGAGTTTGAACACACTGGTTATAAAGTTGACTTTTTATTAATAAGCTACCAAGCAAAGAACCCA
It encodes:
- the ttl gene encoding tubulin--tyrosine ligase — translated: MNLPMYTFVARDDNSSIYAEVSKILISTGHWKRLKKDNPRFNLMLGERNRLPFGRLGHEPGLVQLVNYYRGADKLCRKASLVKLIKTSPELSDSCNWFPESYIIYPTNLKTPVAPAKNGISHLKSNPKTDEREVFLASYHQKRENEEGSVWIAKSSAGAKGAGILISSDANQLLEYIDNQGQVHVIQKYLEKPLLLEPGHRKFDIRSWVLVDHQYNIYLYKEGVLRTSSEPYNSSDFQDKTSHLTNHCIQKEHSQNYGRYEEGNEMFFDEFREYLLGSHNVSLEGVILPQIKQIIRSCLACIEPTISTKHLSYQSFQLFGFDFMVDESFKVWLIEINGAPACAQKLYPELCQGIVDVAISSVYTLNESIPSSASSSCSSPKPRPAYHQGPFIKLYVCSSSGVAGGDGRVPSL